In Solobacterium moorei, a single genomic region encodes these proteins:
- the sufU gene encoding Fe-S cluster assembly sulfur transfer protein SufU — protein MSEVESFINDPQILRELIMDHYQYPHNHKLVKDDRYLSVHMASDSCIDDITVQSDIQDGVIQDIRFEGVACTISTASTSMMTDLLKGKTVEEARVIIQNYFAMIHEQPYDPEVLQEAVALKNVYKQANRIKCATIGWDAIEQMIDESEDKK, from the coding sequence ATGAGTGAAGTAGAAAGTTTTATTAATGATCCACAGATACTACGGGAATTGATTATGGATCATTATCAATATCCACATAATCATAAATTGGTGAAAGACGATCGTTACTTATCTGTACATATGGCTTCAGATAGCTGTATCGATGATATTACGGTGCAGTCTGATATTCAGGATGGTGTGATTCAGGATATTCGCTTTGAAGGTGTTGCTTGTACAATTTCAACAGCGAGTACTTCAATGATGACGGACTTGTTAAAGGGAAAGACAGTGGAAGAGGCACGTGTAATCATTCAGAATTATTTTGCAATGATTCACGAACAGCCATATGATCCAGAAGTTTTACAAGAGGCAGTTGCATTGAAGAATGTTTATAAACAAGCCAATCGTATTAAATGTGCAACCATTGGTTGGGATGCGATTGAACAGATGATTGATGAAAGTGAGGATAAGAAATGA
- a CDS encoding DUF2812 domain-containing protein: MIHKFVYYNYFESDVFASYLHEMSLQGYHFKGFGFGLKFEKGEPKDITYDAYVFNEQQEEDQGLNPNSEDFLGYCKEAGWQYIDAYQRWIIFYKVKEDAVDIATKEEKLDNAFAVRKDDLKFARILLPLCAIYIINSVLLNPNIFELLEYRNLTIELGWFLFILSPFFLYFHDKKIYQLLRSKYESTGELYLGNPNKKQMYFQPRSLFYFVFIIVISTLFLKSYCGFLISPLIGVVVYCAFLCLQKFFCRRYGSSGYMAIMGITIFIFCVIMMVLYGQKQANLKAAPADDFPLQLVDIDADNKGITHGAFTEQKGLFVEWTEYVIAQGDAAQEVLSYTIYHSSFPWLIHKQYLYLSSGMKATDVNAFWKQKSAIAYKEFGDYVYVVDCGNQLIELKYSQELTQQQINTILRKLVN, encoded by the coding sequence ATGATTCATAAGTTTGTCTATTATAATTATTTTGAATCAGATGTATTTGCTAGTTATCTTCATGAAATGTCATTACAGGGATACCATTTTAAAGGATTTGGGTTTGGACTAAAATTTGAAAAAGGAGAACCAAAAGATATTACGTATGATGCGTATGTCTTTAACGAGCAACAAGAGGAAGATCAAGGTTTAAATCCAAATTCTGAGGACTTTTTGGGTTATTGTAAAGAGGCTGGATGGCAATATATTGACGCCTATCAACGCTGGATTATTTTCTATAAAGTGAAAGAAGATGCTGTAGATATCGCAACAAAAGAAGAAAAACTTGATAATGCGTTTGCGGTAAGGAAAGATGATCTAAAATTTGCTCGAATATTATTACCTTTATGCGCTATTTATATTATTAACTCGGTTTTACTCAATCCTAATATTTTTGAACTTCTGGAATACAGAAATCTTACAATTGAACTTGGTTGGTTTCTTTTCATACTTTCACCATTTTTTCTGTACTTTCACGATAAGAAAATATATCAATTATTGCGTAGTAAATATGAAAGTACAGGTGAATTATATTTAGGGAATCCAAATAAAAAACAAATGTATTTTCAACCAAGATCACTATTTTATTTCGTATTTATAATTGTTATTTCTACTCTATTTTTAAAATCCTATTGTGGATTTTTGATAAGTCCATTGATTGGTGTTGTTGTTTATTGTGCATTTCTCTGCTTGCAAAAATTTTTTTGTAGGAGATATGGTTCATCTGGTTATATGGCAATTATGGGAATTACGATATTTATATTCTGTGTAATCATGATGGTGCTGTATGGACAGAAGCAGGCTAATCTTAAGGCGGCACCAGCAGATGATTTTCCATTACAACTTGTTGATATTGATGCAGATAATAAAGGGATTACACATGGAGCTTTTACGGAACAGAAGGGTCTATTTGTGGAATGGACGGAGTATGTAATTGCACAAGGAGATGCAGCACAAGAAGTACTATCATATACGATTTATCATTCATCTTTTCCTTGGTTGATTCATAAGCAATATTTATACTTATCTTCAGGTATGAAGGCAACAGATGTAAACGCATTTTGGAAACAGAAATCAGCCATTGCTTATAAAGAATTTGGTGACTATGTATATGTTGTGGATTGTGGTAATCAACTAATTGAACTTAAGTATTCTCAAGAGCTAACGCAACAACAAATAAATACCATTCTTAGAAAGCTTGTGAACTGA
- a CDS encoding FprA family A-type flavoprotein produces the protein MYNVRKIQDDIYWLGASDRRLEKFENTYSVPAGMSYNSYLILDEKTCLVDGIDYNVAQQFFDNLEYALQGRTLDYMIVNHMEPDHCAIIPQLVQMYPHMKLIGSMQAFKMMNQFYRFETDSRSIVVKENDTLSLGKHNLKFITAPMVHWPEVIVTYDETAKVLFSADVFGCFGAMSGNVFADEIDWEHDWKDECRRYYTCIVGKYGMQAAAVLKKIRNLEIEMICPLHAHIWRKDFDKIISLYEKWTSYSYEVNSVAIFYGSVYNNTALAADILAMKLAEKGIKNVKVFDTSKTDLSIMLSTAFQYSTLVFAAASYNAEIFDTVQHLLSEIKNHNLANRTVGLIENGSWVPTAKLLMEKQISTWKNTVILEPKVTVKSAVKEDSLAELEKLADAIVASLNK, from the coding sequence ATGTATAACGTTAGAAAGATTCAAGATGATATTTATTGGTTAGGTGCCTCAGATCGACGCCTTGAAAAGTTTGAAAATACGTATAGTGTTCCAGCAGGAATGTCTTATAATAGCTATTTGATTTTAGATGAGAAGACATGTCTTGTGGATGGAATAGATTACAATGTTGCACAACAGTTCTTTGATAACTTGGAGTATGCTTTGCAGGGTAGAACATTAGACTATATGATCGTTAATCATATGGAGCCTGATCATTGTGCAATTATTCCACAGCTTGTACAGATGTATCCACATATGAAACTGATTGGGTCCATGCAAGCATTCAAAATGATGAATCAGTTCTATCGTTTTGAAACGGATAGTCGTTCCATCGTAGTAAAAGAAAATGATACATTGAGCCTTGGTAAGCATAACTTGAAGTTCATAACTGCTCCAATGGTACATTGGCCAGAAGTAATTGTGACATATGATGAAACTGCGAAGGTGTTGTTTAGTGCAGATGTATTTGGTTGTTTTGGCGCAATGAGCGGTAATGTATTTGCGGATGAAATTGATTGGGAACATGATTGGAAAGATGAATGTAGACGTTACTATACATGTATTGTTGGTAAGTATGGCATGCAGGCAGCTGCAGTACTAAAGAAGATTCGAAACCTTGAGATTGAAATGATCTGTCCTTTACATGCGCATATTTGGCGTAAGGATTTTGATAAGATTATCAGTTTGTATGAAAAGTGGACTTCTTATAGTTATGAAGTAAACTCGGTTGCGATATTCTATGGTTCTGTATATAACAACACAGCGCTTGCGGCTGATATCTTAGCGATGAAACTTGCGGAAAAGGGTATTAAGAATGTGAAGGTATTTGATACATCTAAGACCGATTTATCTATCATGTTATCAACAGCGTTCCAATATTCAACACTTGTATTTGCGGCAGCTTCTTATAACGCTGAAATATTTGATACAGTACAGCACTTATTATCGGAGATTAAGAATCATAATCTTGCGAATCGTACGGTTGGTTTAATTGAAAATGGTTCATGGGTTCCAACCGCGAAACTTCTTATGGAAAAACAAATTTCTACTTGGAAGAATACGGTGATTCTTGAGCCAAAGGTTACTGTGAAGTCTGCAGTAAAGGAAGATAGTTTAGCTGAACTTGAAAAATTAGCAGATGCGATAGTTGCATCATTAAATAAATAA
- a CDS encoding aminotransferase class V-fold PLP-dependent enzyme, translating into MIDVGKIRQDFPMIVNHPELIYFDNGATTYKPKAVIDAICNFYCNFTSNVERGDYETAIKADRAYDNTRKIIARLINCEPREVAFTANITATLNQLAYGLGKGWLKKGDIVLTTLNEHASNLLPWYRLEKELGIEIQYIPVDNHGVVIMDEYKKLLNAQVKVVTLAHVTNVMGALQPIQQMTALAHEAGALMVVDGAQSVPHHPIDVKVLDIDFLGFSSHKMCGPDGVGVLYGKYELLDHMEPLLLGGGMNARFTSDADVILKNAPIKFEAGTPNIEGVIGLGAAAEYLMSIGMENISAYEKELRAYFAEKLNELDNIEFYNPNNTSGPITFNAKGVFAQDAAGYLGASHIAVRSGNHCAKVLHEVIGTDQTIRASIYFYNTKEEVDRFIEVARNISLENAVGIFF; encoded by the coding sequence ATGATCGATGTAGGAAAGATTCGTCAAGATTTTCCAATGATTGTAAATCATCCTGAGTTAATTTATTTTGACAATGGTGCGACAACATATAAGCCTAAGGCTGTAATTGATGCTATTTGTAATTTTTATTGTAACTTTACTTCTAATGTTGAACGTGGGGATTATGAAACAGCAATCAAAGCTGATCGTGCGTATGACAATACACGTAAGATTATTGCTAGACTCATCAATTGCGAGCCTCGTGAAGTAGCGTTCACTGCCAATATTACTGCGACATTGAATCAGCTAGCCTATGGACTAGGTAAGGGTTGGCTAAAGAAGGGTGATATTGTTTTAACAACTCTCAATGAACATGCTAGTAATCTTTTACCTTGGTATCGTTTGGAAAAAGAATTGGGTATTGAAATCCAATACATTCCAGTTGATAACCACGGTGTGGTTATCATGGATGAATATAAGAAGTTGTTAAATGCTCAAGTTAAGGTCGTTACACTGGCACATGTTACTAATGTTATGGGCGCTTTACAGCCGATTCAACAGATGACAGCGTTAGCACATGAAGCTGGTGCGTTGATGGTTGTGGATGGAGCGCAGAGTGTTCCACATCATCCAATCGATGTAAAGGTGCTCGATATTGATTTCTTGGGTTTTTCATCTCATAAGATGTGTGGACCAGATGGTGTAGGTGTTCTTTATGGTAAGTATGAACTACTAGACCATATGGAACCGTTATTACTTGGTGGTGGTATGAATGCACGCTTTACTTCAGATGCGGATGTCATTTTGAAGAATGCGCCAATTAAGTTTGAAGCAGGTACCCCAAATATTGAAGGTGTCATCGGATTAGGCGCAGCTGCGGAGTATCTCATGTCTATTGGCATGGAAAATATCAGTGCATATGAAAAGGAGCTTCGTGCATACTTTGCTGAAAAGTTAAATGAATTAGACAACATCGAATTCTATAACCCAAATAATACTTCTGGACCTATCACATTTAATGCTAAGGGAGTCTTTGCACAGGATGCGGCTGGCTATCTTGGTGCTAGTCACATTGCAGTACGCTCTGGTAATCACTGTGCCAAGGTTTTACATGAAGTAATCGGCACGGATCAAACAATTCGTGCATCAATATATTTTTACAATACAAAAGAAGAAGTAGATCGTTTTATTGAAGTTGCGAGGAACATCAGTTTAGAAAATGCAGTAGGCATCTTCTTCTAA
- a CDS encoding PadR family transcriptional regulator gives MARTQFQTLTEPMFYILLCLQHEVCGIDIMAMVSVISNGRVSIGPGTLYAMLQKFEDNEIIEKTREENRKKWYLITDAGKQMLEDELQRLESMLEDAKTAMKIAK, from the coding sequence ATGGCACGTACACAATTTCAAACATTAACAGAACCAATGTTCTATATTCTTCTATGTTTACAACATGAAGTGTGTGGTATTGATATCATGGCGATGGTAAGTGTGATATCGAATGGTAGAGTTTCGATTGGACCAGGTACTTTATATGCCATGTTGCAAAAATTCGAGGATAACGAAATTATTGAAAAGACTAGAGAAGAAAATCGTAAGAAGTGGTATCTTATCACAGATGCAGGGAAACAAATGCTTGAGGACGAATTGCAACGTCTAGAATCAATGTTGGAAGATGCAAAGACCGCAATGAAAATTGCAAAATGA
- a CDS encoding DegV family protein, which translates to MKVVLVAESGADIPKEIAEKEGIYIVPMHVTFNGETKDDGTFPASNIIDYFEKSLKIPKTSGSTIVDFDYIFDRIHEDHPEAHILYLAYSSVTTCAYGCAQIAMGNRDYITAIDTKLYSIGQGQVLVRMAELLREHPEWGIEEAVSAAKDLIARGHMSFIPKTLAFLVAGGRVSNAKALLAGVLLLHPCIEAKDGRLVAGKNYRGKMNRVIYKMMNDFLVNNAIARDEVWCCTTVGFDETLKPEVEEYLHNQGVEKVRWSQCGGVITTHGGPGAFGIAGFRTK; encoded by the coding sequence ATGAAGGTTGTACTAGTAGCTGAATCAGGTGCGGATATTCCAAAGGAGATAGCCGAAAAAGAGGGTATCTATATCGTTCCAATGCATGTCACTTTTAATGGTGAAACAAAAGATGATGGCACATTTCCGGCATCGAATATCATTGATTATTTTGAAAAGAGTCTAAAGATTCCAAAGACGAGTGGTTCTACAATTGTAGATTTTGATTACATCTTCGATCGCATTCACGAAGATCACCCTGAAGCACATATTTTGTATCTAGCATATTCTTCTGTAACAACTTGTGCGTACGGTTGTGCACAGATTGCAATGGGGAATCGTGATTATATTACGGCAATTGATACAAAGCTTTATTCGATTGGACAGGGTCAAGTATTAGTGCGTATGGCTGAACTATTACGTGAACATCCTGAATGGGGTATTGAGGAAGCAGTAAGTGCTGCCAAAGACTTGATTGCTAGAGGGCATATGTCTTTTATTCCTAAGACATTAGCGTTCTTGGTTGCTGGTGGCAGAGTAAGTAATGCGAAGGCTTTATTAGCAGGTGTTTTGCTTTTACATCCATGTATTGAAGCGAAGGATGGTCGCTTAGTTGCGGGTAAGAACTATCGAGGTAAGATGAATCGTGTCATCTACAAGATGATGAATGACTTCCTTGTGAATAACGCGATTGCTAGGGATGAAGTCTGGTGCTGTACTACGGTTGGCTTTGATGAAACGCTAAAACCAGAAGTAGAAGAGTATCTTCATAACCAAGGTGTTGAAAAGGTTCGTTGGTCACAATGTGGTGGTGTTATTACAACTCATGGTGGACCTGGCGCATTTGGTATCGCAGGATTTCGTACGAAGTAA
- the sufB gene encoding Fe-S cluster assembly protein SufB — MSEQFKLTSEDEAVLSSQDDYKYGFHDDVKSIIDTGKGISEEVVRQISAYKHEPEWMTEKRVEAYHIFMKKPMPKWGPDLSEIDFQDFTYYRKVSQETEKSWEEVPEEVKNTFEKLGIPEAERKFLAGVTTQYESEAVYHNMLKEVEEKGVIFLDIDTALREQPELFKQYFGKIVSAGDNKLSALNSAVWSGGSFIYVPKGVKLEKPLQSYFRINSESMGQFERTIIIVDDGAECSYVEGCTAPQYSKDSLHAAVVEVYVGKNAKCRYSSVQNWSGNILNLVTKRARVDAGGTMEWIDGNIGSRISMKYPSCILAGEGATGLCISIGVGSKGQFQDTGSKMIHAAPNTRSSIISKSVSRNGGVTNFRDEVHFTPAARNSKAHIECDTLILDNISKSDTIPTNSNMNNSSTIEHEAKVSKISEDQLFYLMSRGLSEEQATEMIIMGFLEPFTRELPMEYAVELNQLMKLDMSGSVG, encoded by the coding sequence ATGAGCGAACAGTTTAAGCTAACTTCAGAAGATGAAGCAGTTCTTTCTTCACAAGATGATTATAAATATGGTTTCCATGATGATGTTAAGTCCATTATCGATACGGGCAAAGGTATTTCAGAGGAAGTTGTAAGACAGATTTCTGCATACAAGCATGAACCTGAGTGGATGACAGAGAAGCGTGTAGAGGCTTATCACATCTTCATGAAGAAGCCTATGCCAAAGTGGGGACCTGATTTAAGTGAAATTGATTTCCAAGATTTTACTTACTATCGTAAAGTTTCACAAGAAACAGAAAAGAGTTGGGAAGAAGTTCCTGAAGAAGTAAAGAATACATTTGAAAAATTAGGTATTCCTGAAGCAGAACGTAAGTTCTTAGCAGGTGTAACAACACAATACGAGTCAGAAGCTGTATATCACAATATGTTAAAGGAAGTTGAAGAGAAGGGTGTTATCTTCTTGGATATTGACACTGCTTTAAGAGAACAACCAGAACTTTTTAAACAGTACTTTGGCAAAATTGTTAGTGCTGGTGACAACAAGCTATCTGCACTGAATAGTGCAGTATGGTCTGGTGGTAGTTTTATTTATGTGCCTAAGGGCGTTAAGTTAGAAAAGCCTTTACAATCTTACTTCCGTATTAACTCTGAATCCATGGGACAGTTTGAAAGAACAATCATCATCGTTGATGATGGTGCCGAATGTTCCTATGTAGAAGGCTGTACAGCACCACAGTACTCCAAAGACTCCTTACATGCGGCAGTTGTTGAAGTATATGTAGGCAAGAATGCGAAGTGTCGTTATTCTTCTGTACAGAACTGGTCAGGCAATATCTTAAACTTAGTAACAAAGCGTGCAAGAGTGGATGCTGGTGGAACGATGGAATGGATCGATGGTAATATCGGTTCTAGAATCTCCATGAAATATCCATCCTGCATTCTTGCAGGAGAAGGGGCGACTGGTCTTTGTATCTCAATTGGTGTAGGTTCAAAGGGGCAATTCCAAGATACAGGTTCCAAAATGATCCATGCGGCACCAAATACACGCTCTTCAATTATTTCTAAGTCAGTATCGCGTAATGGTGGTGTAACAAACTTTCGCGATGAAGTACACTTTACCCCAGCTGCTAGAAATTCAAAGGCACACATTGAATGTGATACGTTAATTTTAGATAACATTTCTAAGAGTGATACGATTCCTACAAACTCAAATATGAATAACTCTTCGACAATTGAGCACGAAGCAAAAGTTTCCAAGATTTCTGAAGATCAGCTATTCTATTTGATGTCACGTGGTTTAAGTGAAGAACAAGCAACAGAAATGATTATCATGGGATTCTTAGAGCCGTTTACAAGAGAATTGCCGATGGAATACGCTGTAGAGTTGAACCAGTTGATGAAACTGGATATGAGTGGATCCGTTGGATAA
- a CDS encoding 5-formyltetrahydrofolate cyclo-ligase, whose protein sequence is MDKNIARAKGLQARALLSLKERNKKSHAVCQEVISRIHAGMVIGCYVSVRDELNTAEILKYCFEHNIDICTPKVVGRTLCFYKIKSYDDLVPAPFGLLEPTLTVHIPVDKIDMMIVPLSSYDSENHRTGYGKGYYDSILMDCRNRIGVAFQEQEVDHIDVESHDITLDEIISA, encoded by the coding sequence TTGGATAAAAACATTGCACGTGCGAAGGGATTACAAGCACGTGCTTTACTGTCTTTGAAAGAGCGTAACAAGAAAAGTCATGCGGTATGTCAAGAAGTGATTTCGAGGATTCATGCAGGCATGGTAATAGGATGTTATGTTTCTGTTAGAGATGAATTAAACACAGCGGAAATTCTTAAGTATTGTTTTGAACATAATATTGATATATGTACTCCAAAGGTAGTTGGAAGGACATTATGCTTTTACAAAATCAAGTCCTACGATGACTTAGTACCAGCACCATTTGGCTTATTGGAACCAACGCTGACTGTTCATATTCCTGTAGATAAGATTGATATGATGATTGTACCATTAAGTAGTTATGATTCAGAGAATCATCGTACAGGATATGGGAAAGGGTACTATGACTCAATTCTAATGGATTGTAGAAATAGAATTGGTGTTGCGTTTCAAGAACAAGAAGTTGATCATATTGATGTTGAATCACATGATATTACATTAGATGAAATCATCTCTGCTTAG